The Belonocnema kinseyi isolate 2016_QV_RU_SX_M_011 chromosome 10, B_treatae_v1, whole genome shotgun sequence genome has a window encoding:
- the LOC117181312 gene encoding putative nuclease HARBI1, with the protein MAEENRQHLLLVINGLLESSSDSEYDNSSDSDDERMEEAINLLYAKTERPKVSDYTEKVNEYSDEEFRRNFRLSKSMYEKLAEMYETSDFKSKNKHGLPCTSTETQLLTFLWFAGNKCVIRDVASRFDIAESTCHKTCEIIMDFFFDISSQVIKFPRSEEDKAAVATTFEEIIGFPNIIGAIDGSYISVRTPAFKIKSTYVNRHDQTSITLQGISDAKKKFLDVFTGMPSKIHDSRIFNMSFIKEELPEICGDEWHLIGDFAYPIRKWFMTTYKNYGRLTRQQKNFNSKLSQSRVKIENAFGLLKGRFRQLQRTEFLSVIKISKFIIACCVLHNLCIMNSDEWDEEFDENDVNNADQDQAPPHDPVHDNAAKIAGERKRNED; encoded by the exons ATGGCGGAAGAAAACAGGCAACATCTTCTTTTAGTTATTAATGGACTTTTAGAAAGCTCAAGTGATAGTGAATATGACAATTCAAGTGATAGTGATGATGAACGAATGGAAGAGGCTATTAATTTACTCTATGCCAAAACTGAACGTCCAAAAGTGAGCGACTACACAGAAAAAGTCAACGAGTACAGTGATGAAGAG TTCAGAAGAAATTTTCGATTATCGAAGTCCATGTACGAAAAACTGGCAGAAATGTACGAGACATcagattttaaaagcaaaaacaaGCATGGCTTACCCTGCACATCAACTGAGACGCAACTTCTGACATTTCTATG gttTGCAGGAAATAAGTGCGTAATCAGAGATGTTGCATCGAGATTTGATATCGCAGAATCCACATGTCACAAAACTTGCGAAataattatggattttttttttgatatttcatcACAAGTCATCAAATTTCCAAGGAGCGAAGAAGACAAAGCAGCGGTTGCCACTACATTTGAGGAG attATCGGATTTCCTAACATTATTGGTGCAATTGATGGAAGCTACATATCCGTGCGAACTCcagcttttaaaataaagagCACATATGTAAATAGACATGACCAAACGTCCATTACACTCCAAGGAATTTCTGATGCTAAGAAAAAGTTTCTGGACGTGTTCACGGGAATGCCCAGCAAGATCCACGATTCTCGGATTTTTAACATGTCATTCATCAAAGAAGAATTACCAGAAATTTGTGGAGATGAGTGGCATTTAATAGGAGATTTTGCATATCCTATACGAAAATGGTTCATGACAACATACAAAAATTATGGACGATTAACGCgacaacaaaagaattttaattcaaagctgTCGCAGAGccgagttaaaattgaaaatgcatttggTTTGCTCAAAGGTCGGTTTAGGCAACTTCAGAGAACAGAGTTCCTATCAGttataaaaataagcaaatttatAATAGCTTGTTGTGTGCTGCATAATTTATGTATTATGAACTCCGATGAGTGGGATGAAGAATTTGACGAAAATGATGTGAATAATGCTGATCAGGATCAAGCACCACCCCACGACCCCGTCCACGATAATGCTGCAAAAATTGCAGGGGAAAGGAAACGAAACGAGGATTAG